In Clarias gariepinus isolate MV-2021 ecotype Netherlands chromosome 1, CGAR_prim_01v2, whole genome shotgun sequence, one DNA window encodes the following:
- the chpf2 gene encoding chondroitin sulfate glucuronyltransferase — protein MRLSPFLAVFRPAMPLILGLSLGCTLSLLMVSWTQGDTDDVCSDQLRLGLLPGDRAGDPQRVEAGDRNEDFQPRIVPYHKDPSKPHKKVLRTRYIHTELGIRERLLVGILTSRATLNTLAVAVNRTLAHHFHRTFFFTGLRSAKLPHGMAVVAHGDDRPVWLMYETIRHLHQHHGNEYDWFYLAQDDTYTQAERIMNLVGHLSAGQDLYMGRAEEFIGGEERARYCHGGYGYLLSRSLLARLQPHLDACRNDILSVRPDEWLGRCIIDYLGLSCMEKYQEMTYYYFELQKNADPEREDSVQFKNAFTVHPVSEPALMYRLHKRYSQIELDWTYAQIHQLQVQINNLSELTPEGKAGATWPVGVNPPFRPKTRFEVINWEYFTEEHIYSCADSSPKCELRGADRADVNSILETAVERLNERYQPQLRFRKQRLLNGYRRFDPTRGMEYILDLALQAFTQKGHSQVIAKRVGLLRPLSAIEIIPMPYVTEATRVQVILPVTARDQDFVGNFLDTYVMNTLDTRDNALLTFLFVYDPYDAQRVSQTDVFASVKSMISEVEKRYSDVKIPWISVKTEVPSQVKLMDIISKKHPVDTLFFLASVWTEVTGDFLNRCRMNAISNWQVFFPVHFQEYSPALVYRDQQPSAASSFSSEALRDGRFDRHAFEEACFYNADYMATRTKMANDIMDNDELLESMDVYEIFVRYSNLHVFRAVEPALIQKYVRRTCNPRFSEDIYHRCVLSNLEGLASRSHLAMALFEQEQANST, from the exons ATGCGCCTGTCCCCTTTCCTTGCCGTCTTCCGACCCGCCATGCCCCTCATCCTGGGCTTGTCTTTGGGCTGCACTCTCAGCCTGCTCATGGTGTCCTGGACGCAGGGGGACACGGACGACGTCTGTAGTGATCAGCTGCGTCTTGGACTCCTTCCGGGCGATCGTGCCGGAGATCCCCAGAGAGTGGAGGCAGGTGACAGGAACGAGGATTTCCAACCTCGCATCGTACCGTATCATAAGGACCCGAGCAAGCCACACAAGAAAGTGCTCAG GACCCGTTACATCCACACAGAACTTGGCATTCGTGAGCGCCTCCTGGTGGGCATCCTGACCTCGCGTGCCACACTCAATACACTGGCTGTGGCGGTGAACCGTACCTTGGCTCATCACTTCCACCGCACCTTTTTCTTCACCGGCCTTCGTAGCGCCAAGCTGCCCCATGGCATGGCCGTGGTCGCTCACGGAGATGACCGACCCGTCTGGCTGATGTATGAAACCATCCGCCACTTGCATCAGCACCATGGCAACGAATATGACTGGTTCTATCTGGCCCAGGACGACACGTACACGCAGGCGGAGCGCATCATGAACCTAGTGGGACATTTGAGTGCGGGACAGGATCTCTACATGGGCCGCGCGGAAGAGTTTATCGGCGGCGAAGAGCGGGCGCGGTACTGCCACGGCGGCTACGGCTACCTGCTGTCACGGAGTTTGCTGGCTCGGCTACAGCCGCACCTCGACGCCTGCCGCAACGACATCCTCAGCGTGAGGCCGGACGAGTGGCTGGGTCGCTGCATCATCGACTACCTGGGACTGAGCTGCATGGAAAAGTACCAG GAAATGACCTACTATTACTTTGAGCTGCAGAAAAATGCAGACCCCGAGCGCGAGGACAGCGTCCAGTTCAAGAACGCCTTCACCGTGCACCCCGTCTCAGAGCCGGCGCTCATGTATCGCTTACATAAACGCTACAGCCAGATCGAACTGGACTGGACCTACGCCCAAATACATCAGCTTCAG GTACAAATTAACAATCTGAGTGAGCTCACTCCAGAAGGCAAAGCAGGAGCCACATGGCCTGTTGGGGTCAACCCACCTTTCCGTCCCAAGACGAGATTTGAAGTAATCAACTGGGAGTATTTCACGGAGGAGCACATCTACTCGTGCGCGGACAGCTCCCCGAAGTGTGAACTCCGGGGAGCGGACCGTGCAGACGTCAACTCCATTTTGGAGACTGCTGTGGAACGTTTAAACGAGCGATATCAACCACAGCTGCGTTTCCGGAAGCAGCGTTTGTTAAACGGCTACCGCCGCTTCGACCCCACTCGCGGTATGGAGTATATACTGGACCTGGCCCTACAGGCCTTCACACAGAAAGGACACAGTCAGGTGATTGCCAAGCGTGTTGGCCTGCTGAGGCCTCTCAGTGCCATAGAGATCATTCCAATGCCGTATGTGACTGAAGCAACAAGAGTGCAGGTCATCCTTCCTGTGACAGCACGAGATCAGGACTTTGTGGGCAATTTTTTGGACACGTATGTGATGAACACTTTGGACACGCGGGACAATGCCCTACTAACCTTCCTCTTTGTGTATGACCCCTATGACGCACAAAGGGTCAGCCAGACCGATGTCTTTGCCAgcgtgaaatcaatgatcagcGAAGTGGAGAAGCGATATAGTGATGTGAAGATCCCGTGGATCAGCGTCAAAACAGAGGTTCCCTCCCAGGTGAAGCTGATGGACATCATCTCCAAGAAGCATCCAGTGGACACACTGTTCTTCCTAGCCAGCGTCTGGACCGAGGTCACTGGGGACTTCCTGAACCGTTGCCGAATGAACGCCATCAGCAACTGGCAGGTCTTCTTCCCTGTTCACTTCCAAGAGTACAGCCCAGCCTTGGTGTACCGAGACCAGCAACCTTCTGCAGCCTCGTCGTTTTCTTCAGAGGCGCTCCGAGACGGCCGCTTCGACCGCCACGCCTTCGAGGAGGCCTGTTTTTACAATGCAGATTACATGGCCACTCGTACCAAGATGGCCAACGACATAATGGACAACGATGAGCTGCTGGAGAGCATGGACGTTTACGAGATTTTTGTGCGCTACTCAAACTTGCATGTCTTTCGGGCAGTGGAGCCAGCACTGATCCAGAAATACGTACGGCGAACCTGTAACCCCCGGTTCAGCGAAGACATCTACCATCGCTGTGTGTTGAGCAACTTAGAGGGACTGGCCTCACGATCCCACTTAGCCATGGCTCTGTTTGAACAAGAGCAGGCAAACAGCACCTAG
- the abcf2b gene encoding ATP-binding cassette, sub-family F, member 2b isoform X1 has protein sequence MPSDLAKKKAAKKKEAAKARQRVKKQEEIEQSEENGAVPNGETNGDVSALTKELDELELNKIESWAVTGVLASHPNSTDVNISSLSLTFHGQELLSDTSLELNSGRRYGLIGLNGTGKSMLLSAIGHREVPIPEHIDIYHLTREMAPSEKTALQCVMEVDAERIQLEKEAERLAHEDSECEKLMEIYERLEELDADKAEVRASRILFGLGFTPAMQHKKLKDFSGGWRMRVSLARALFIKPFMLLLDEPTNHLDLDACVWLEEELKSFKRILVLISHSQDFLNGVCTNIIHLHHRKLRYYTGNYDQYVKTREELEENQMKRYNWEQNQIAHMKNYIARFGHGSAKLARQAQSKEKTLQKMVSSGLTSRVVTDKTLSFYFPPCGKIPPPVIMVQNVSFKYSDNAPYIYKNLEFGIDLDTRVALVGPNGAGKSTLLKLLMGELLPTDGMIRKHSHVKIGRYHQHLTEQLELDLSPLEYMMKCYPEIKEKEEMRKIIGRYGLTGKQQVSPIRNLSDGQKCRVCFAWLAWQNPHMLFLDEPTNHLDIETIDALAEAINEFEGGMMLVSHDFRLIQQVAQEIWVCENQTITKWNGDILAYKEHLKSKIDKQTHDV, from the exons ATGCCCTCAGACCTTGCCAAGAAGAAGGCTGCCAAGAAGAAAGAGGCAGCCAAAGCTCGTCAGCGTGTCAAAAAGCAGGAAGAGATCGAGCAGTCCGAGGAAAATGGAGCGGTTCCAAATGGAGAGACAAATGGAG ATGTTTCTGCTCTGACTAAAGAGCTAGATGAGCTTGAGCTAAACAAGATAGAGTCTTGGGCAGTTACAGGTGTCTTGGCATCGCACCCCAACAGTACAGACGTTAACATTAGCAGTCTTTCACTCACTTTCCATGGACAGGAGCTGCTGAGCGACACGAGCCTGGAACTGAACTCAGGCAGACGTTACGGTCTCATTGGCCTCAATGGCACAG GTAAATCTATGCTCCTCTCTGCTATCGGCCATCGAGAGGTTCCCATCCCCGAGCACATAGACATTTACCATCTGACACGTGAAATGGCTCCCAGTGAGAAGACAGCGCTACAGTGTGTGATGGAGGTGGATGCAGAGCGGATCCAGCTGGAGAAGGAGGCAGAAAGACTTGCCCATGAGGACT CAGAGTGCGAAAAGCTGATGGAGATCTACGAGCGCTTGGAAGAGCTGGATGCAGACAAAGCAGAGGTTCGAGCTTCACGCATTCTCTTCGGCCTGGGGTTTACTCCAGCCATGCAGCACAAAAAGCTTAAAGACTTCAGCGGTGGTTGGAGAATGCGTGTCTCGTTGGCCAG AGCACTGTTCATTAAACCTTTCATGCTGTTACTGGATGAACCCACTAACCACCTTGACCTGGATGCCTGCGTGTGGCTGGAGGAGGAACTCAAATC gttTAAGCGAATTCTTGTACTCATCTCACACTCTCAAGATTTCCTAAACGGTGTTTGCACCAACATCATACATCTACACCACAGGAAACTCAGATATTACACA GGCAATTACGACCAGTATGTGAAAACCAGGGAAGAGCTTGAGGAGAACCAGATGAAACGCTACAACTGGGAGCAGAACCAGATAGCACACATGAAG AACTATATTGCTCGATTTGGTCACGGCTCGGCTAAGCTCGCTCGTCAGGCACAGAGCAAAGAGAAGACGTTGCAGAAGATGGTTTCCTCAGGCCTGACCTCCCGTGTAGTTACAGATAAG ACtctgtcattttattttcctCCTTGTGGGAAAATTCCACCTCCTGTCATCATGGTTCAGAACGTCAGTTTCAAATATTCAGACAACGCG ccatatatttataaaaacctgGAGTTTGGCATTGACCTGGATACGCGAGTGGCTCTAGTGGGCCCTAATGGAGCGGGAAAGTCCACACTACTGAAACTGCTGATGGGAGAG CTCCTCCCAACTGATGGCATGATCAGGAAACACTCACATGTGAAGATCGGCAGGTATCACCAG CATCTGACTGAACAGCTGGAGTTGGACCTGTCTCCTCTGGAGTACATGATGAAGTGCTACCCAGAGAttaaagaaaaggaagagaTGAGAAAGATCATCGGACGGTACGGTCTGACGGGTAAACAGCAG GTGAGTCCCATCAGAAATCTGTCAGACGGTCAAAAGTGTCGGGTGTGCTTCGCCTGGCTGGCATGGCAGAACCCCCACATGCTCTTCCTGGACGAGCCTACCAATCACCTGGACATCGAGACCATCGACGCCCTGGCAGAAGCCATAAACGAGTTTGAGGGAGGGATGATGCTGGTCAGCCACGACTTCAGACTTATCCAGCAG GTGGCTCAGGAAATTTGGGTGTGTGAGAACCAGACCATCACTAAATGGAACGGAGACATCTTGGCGTATAAGGAGCACTTGAAGTCAAAAATTGATAAACAGACTCATGATGTTTGA
- the abcf2b gene encoding ATP-binding cassette, sub-family F, member 2b isoform X2, translating to MLLSAIGHREVPIPEHIDIYHLTREMAPSEKTALQCVMEVDAERIQLEKEAERLAHEDSECEKLMEIYERLEELDADKAEVRASRILFGLGFTPAMQHKKLKDFSGGWRMRVSLARALFIKPFMLLLDEPTNHLDLDACVWLEEELKSFKRILVLISHSQDFLNGVCTNIIHLHHRKLRYYTGNYDQYVKTREELEENQMKRYNWEQNQIAHMKNYIARFGHGSAKLARQAQSKEKTLQKMVSSGLTSRVVTDKTLSFYFPPCGKIPPPVIMVQNVSFKYSDNAPYIYKNLEFGIDLDTRVALVGPNGAGKSTLLKLLMGELLPTDGMIRKHSHVKIGRYHQHLTEQLELDLSPLEYMMKCYPEIKEKEEMRKIIGRYGLTGKQQVSPIRNLSDGQKCRVCFAWLAWQNPHMLFLDEPTNHLDIETIDALAEAINEFEGGMMLVSHDFRLIQQVAQEIWVCENQTITKWNGDILAYKEHLKSKIDKQTHDV from the exons ATGCTCCTCTCTGCTATCGGCCATCGAGAGGTTCCCATCCCCGAGCACATAGACATTTACCATCTGACACGTGAAATGGCTCCCAGTGAGAAGACAGCGCTACAGTGTGTGATGGAGGTGGATGCAGAGCGGATCCAGCTGGAGAAGGAGGCAGAAAGACTTGCCCATGAGGACT CAGAGTGCGAAAAGCTGATGGAGATCTACGAGCGCTTGGAAGAGCTGGATGCAGACAAAGCAGAGGTTCGAGCTTCACGCATTCTCTTCGGCCTGGGGTTTACTCCAGCCATGCAGCACAAAAAGCTTAAAGACTTCAGCGGTGGTTGGAGAATGCGTGTCTCGTTGGCCAG AGCACTGTTCATTAAACCTTTCATGCTGTTACTGGATGAACCCACTAACCACCTTGACCTGGATGCCTGCGTGTGGCTGGAGGAGGAACTCAAATC gttTAAGCGAATTCTTGTACTCATCTCACACTCTCAAGATTTCCTAAACGGTGTTTGCACCAACATCATACATCTACACCACAGGAAACTCAGATATTACACA GGCAATTACGACCAGTATGTGAAAACCAGGGAAGAGCTTGAGGAGAACCAGATGAAACGCTACAACTGGGAGCAGAACCAGATAGCACACATGAAG AACTATATTGCTCGATTTGGTCACGGCTCGGCTAAGCTCGCTCGTCAGGCACAGAGCAAAGAGAAGACGTTGCAGAAGATGGTTTCCTCAGGCCTGACCTCCCGTGTAGTTACAGATAAG ACtctgtcattttattttcctCCTTGTGGGAAAATTCCACCTCCTGTCATCATGGTTCAGAACGTCAGTTTCAAATATTCAGACAACGCG ccatatatttataaaaacctgGAGTTTGGCATTGACCTGGATACGCGAGTGGCTCTAGTGGGCCCTAATGGAGCGGGAAAGTCCACACTACTGAAACTGCTGATGGGAGAG CTCCTCCCAACTGATGGCATGATCAGGAAACACTCACATGTGAAGATCGGCAGGTATCACCAG CATCTGACTGAACAGCTGGAGTTGGACCTGTCTCCTCTGGAGTACATGATGAAGTGCTACCCAGAGAttaaagaaaaggaagagaTGAGAAAGATCATCGGACGGTACGGTCTGACGGGTAAACAGCAG GTGAGTCCCATCAGAAATCTGTCAGACGGTCAAAAGTGTCGGGTGTGCTTCGCCTGGCTGGCATGGCAGAACCCCCACATGCTCTTCCTGGACGAGCCTACCAATCACCTGGACATCGAGACCATCGACGCCCTGGCAGAAGCCATAAACGAGTTTGAGGGAGGGATGATGCTGGTCAGCCACGACTTCAGACTTATCCAGCAG GTGGCTCAGGAAATTTGGGTGTGTGAGAACCAGACCATCACTAAATGGAACGGAGACATCTTGGCGTATAAGGAGCACTTGAAGTCAAAAATTGATAAACAGACTCATGATGTTTGA